The following are from one region of the Leptospira perdikensis genome:
- a CDS encoding indole-3-glycerol-phosphate synthase (involved in tryptophan biosynthesis; amino acid biosynthesis; converts 1-(2-carboxyphenylamino)-1-deoxy-D-ribulose 5-phosphate to C(1)-(3-indolyl)-glycerol 3-phosphat) has protein sequence MNPVLHKIVETKHEEILQGRGKSLPPRKIPVRPWESHLKTNSISVIAECKKGSPSSGILRPDYHPVEIASIYESSGAAAISVLTDSQYFFGSLSDLTSVAEAVEIPVIRKDFILDPLQIDEAYAFGASAILLIVRILSPKDLTSLHQHAKGLGLSVLVETHNKNEVKTALDSGATTIGINTRDLDTFEIHKNLIEDIASELDSSIIRVAESGIESYADWQKYKGIVDSMLVGTYFMKSKNIAKDFQSLLFGN, from the coding sequence TTGAATCCAGTCTTACATAAGATAGTAGAGACCAAACACGAGGAAATCCTTCAGGGAAGGGGGAAGTCCCTTCCTCCTCGTAAGATTCCCGTGCGTCCTTGGGAATCTCACCTCAAAACCAATTCCATTTCAGTCATTGCCGAATGTAAAAAGGGAAGCCCAAGTTCAGGAATCCTTCGCCCTGACTACCATCCAGTCGAAATTGCCTCAATTTATGAGTCCTCGGGTGCCGCTGCAATCTCTGTCCTCACGGACTCTCAGTATTTTTTTGGATCCCTTTCGGATTTAACCTCGGTTGCAGAGGCTGTTGAAATTCCCGTGATTCGAAAGGACTTCATTTTGGATCCACTCCAAATTGATGAAGCCTATGCCTTTGGTGCTTCTGCCATTTTACTCATTGTCCGTATCCTTTCACCGAAAGATCTCACTTCCTTACACCAACATGCGAAAGGACTCGGCCTTTCTGTTCTTGTCGAAACACACAACAAAAACGAAGTAAAAACAGCACTTGATTCTGGAGCTACTACCATTGGTATCAATACCCGGGATTTAGATACATTTGAAATTCATAAAAATCTAATAGAAGACATTGCTTCGGAACTAGACAGTTCGATCATTCGTGTTGCTGAATCTGGAATTGAAAGTTATGCCGATTGGCAAAAATACAAAGGAATCGTTGATTCCATGTTAGTTGGTACTTATTTTATGAAAAGTAAAAATATAGCGAAAGACTTTCAGTCCCTTCTGTTCGGAAATTAG